In Jeotgalibaca arthritidis, a single genomic region encodes these proteins:
- a CDS encoding type B 50S ribosomal protein L31: protein MKQEIHPSYQQVVFMDTTTGFKFLSGSTKGSSETVEWEDGNTYPLIRVEISSDSHPFYTGRQKFAQAEGRVGRFNKKYGFKTETEEA, encoded by the coding sequence ATGAAACAAGAAATTCATCCAAGTTACCAACAAGTTGTCTTCATGGATACTACAACAGGTTTTAAATTCTTGTCAGGATCTACTAAAGGTTCTAGCGAAACTGTTGAATGGGAAGATGGAAATACATACCCATTAATCCGTGTTGAAATTTCATCTGATTCACATCCGTTCTATACTGGCCGTCAAAAATTTGCACAAGCAGAAGGACGCGTTGGTCGTTTCAACAAAAAATACGGTTTCAAAACAGAAACAGAAGAAGCTTAA
- the traF gene encoding conjugal transfer protein TraF: protein MSQDQYEEVVNNFIEITAQDVENRLAKGEKTILFIGKPTCPYCQKFVPKLENVRQQNGLTVHYLNSLNTPSDPELKALRDKMTVPLVPQVVTIDGENAFTNLNIDSGASEERLTELLAN from the coding sequence ATGAGTCAAGATCAATACGAAGAAGTTGTTAACAACTTTATTGAAATTACAGCGCAAGACGTTGAAAACCGTTTAGCTAAAGGTGAAAAAACAATCCTATTTATTGGAAAACCAACCTGTCCATACTGTCAAAAGTTTGTACCGAAATTGGAAAATGTTCGCCAACAAAATGGCTTAACTGTCCACTACTTGAATAGCTTGAATACACCGAGTGATCCAGAATTGAAAGCATTACGCGATAAAATGACTGTGCCTTTGGTACCTCAAGTGGTTACGATTGATGGCGAAAATGCCTTTACAAACTTAAACATTGATAGTGGTGCTTCTGAAGAAAGACTAACAGAATTACTAGCTAACTAA
- the rho gene encoding transcription termination factor Rho, producing the protein MEDMLSLQELEQKTLKEIYTYAKEYKIPYYSQMTKKELAHAVIRAQEEKQGFFMTEGVLDIISQEGYGFLRPINYSPSQEDIYISSSQIRRFDLRNGDKVGGKARPPKASERYYGLMQVNSVNGRNPEEAKERSHFPGLTPIYPDKKIVIETSQKNLSNRMIDLISPIGFGQRGLIVAPPKAGKTTLLKAIANGIKTNYPDVELIMLLIDERPEEVTDIERSVDGDVVYSTFDQQPSNHVRVSELVLERAMRLVEDKRDVVILMDSITRLARAYNLVIPPSGRTLSGGIDPAALYRPKRFFGAARNIEDGGSLTILATALVDTGSRMDDMIYEEFKGTGNSEIVLSRELAERRIFPAIDIKKSGTRREESLLTTKEMEGIWKLRKTMRGDALEYTEEFLKQLRTTKNNEEFSTRISLMK; encoded by the coding sequence ATGGAAGATATGTTATCCCTTCAAGAACTGGAACAGAAAACCTTGAAAGAGATTTATACCTATGCCAAGGAATATAAAATTCCTTATTATAGCCAGATGACCAAAAAAGAACTTGCCCATGCGGTGATTCGTGCTCAAGAAGAAAAACAAGGCTTCTTTATGACAGAAGGTGTTCTGGATATTATCTCTCAAGAGGGCTATGGCTTTTTGCGACCAATCAACTATTCGCCGAGCCAAGAAGATATTTATATATCGTCTTCCCAAATTCGCCGATTTGATTTGAGAAATGGTGACAAAGTAGGCGGTAAAGCGCGGCCACCCAAAGCATCTGAACGTTATTATGGACTAATGCAAGTTAATAGCGTGAATGGTAGAAACCCAGAAGAAGCTAAGGAACGCTCGCATTTCCCAGGCTTAACGCCTATTTATCCCGACAAAAAAATTGTCATTGAAACCAGTCAAAAAAATCTATCCAACCGCATGATTGATTTGATTTCGCCAATCGGCTTTGGTCAACGTGGCTTAATTGTCGCGCCACCTAAGGCAGGAAAGACAACCTTATTGAAGGCTATTGCCAATGGTATCAAGACCAATTATCCTGATGTCGAATTGATTATGCTCTTGATTGACGAGCGTCCAGAAGAAGTAACTGATATTGAAAGAAGTGTAGATGGTGACGTGGTTTATTCAACCTTTGACCAGCAACCATCTAACCATGTTCGCGTTAGTGAATTAGTTTTGGAACGTGCCATGCGTCTAGTCGAAGATAAACGCGATGTCGTTATTTTAATGGATAGTATTACCCGTCTTGCGCGTGCTTATAACTTAGTGATTCCGCCAAGTGGACGTACATTGAGCGGTGGGATTGATCCAGCTGCACTTTACCGGCCGAAACGCTTCTTTGGGGCGGCACGAAATATCGAGGATGGCGGGAGCTTGACTATTTTAGCAACGGCCCTTGTTGATACAGGTAGCCGCATGGACGATATGATTTACGAAGAGTTTAAGGGAACGGGGAACTCAGAGATTGTCTTATCGCGTGAATTGGCTGAGCGTCGTATTTTCCCGGCTATTGATATTAAGAAATCAGGAACGCGCCGTGAGGAATCGCTGCTGACGACCAAGGAAATGGAAGGCATTTGGAAGTTGCGTAAGACCATGCGTGGCGATGCCTTAGAATATACAGAAGAATTCTTGAAACAGTTACGTACGACTAAAAATAATGAGGAATTCTCAACCCGCATTTCTTTAATGAAATAA
- a CDS encoding UDP-N-acetylglucosamine 1-carboxyvinyltransferase, with the protein MKKIVINGDRPLNGEVTISGAKNSTVALIPASILADSVVTLEGIPDIQDVHSLIDILRDFNVEVTFEADRGVLTIDPSNMVSIPMPTGKIKNLRASYYFMGAVLSKFGEGVIGLPGGCYLGPRPIDQHIKGFEALGANVRNELGAIYLTTPEEGLVGDRIYLDVVSIGATINTILAAVKAKGKTIIENAAKEPEIIDVCTLLNNMGAKIRGAGTDVIRIEGVSRLSGCRHTVIPDRIEAGTYLAAAAAMGERVHVKNVIVEHIEGLVAKMEEMGVKMEIGEDSILVHKSDDLTMTHVKTLPYPGFATDLQQPLTPLMLKAHGDGTIIDTIYPKRINHIPELVRMGARAKVESDTIILTGPNQLTGVEVKATDLRAGACLVIAGLMAKGTTTISGVENILRGYDNIIDKLTALGADIQMIED; encoded by the coding sequence ATGAAAAAGATAGTCATCAATGGTGATAGACCATTGAATGGAGAAGTCACCATCAGTGGTGCGAAAAATAGTACGGTTGCCCTTATTCCTGCATCAATTTTAGCAGATTCAGTGGTAACTCTTGAGGGGATCCCTGATATTCAAGATGTTCATTCTTTAATTGATATTTTACGTGATTTCAATGTTGAAGTGACTTTTGAAGCCGATCGTGGTGTCCTAACCATTGACCCATCAAACATGGTTTCTATTCCAATGCCAACTGGGAAAATTAAGAACTTAAGAGCATCCTATTACTTCATGGGAGCAGTTTTGTCTAAGTTTGGTGAAGGCGTTATTGGATTACCAGGTGGCTGTTATTTAGGGCCTCGTCCGATTGACCAACACATCAAGGGATTTGAAGCGCTTGGTGCTAATGTCCGCAATGAATTAGGGGCCATTTACTTAACAACACCAGAAGAAGGGTTAGTTGGCGATCGCATTTACTTGGATGTTGTTTCCATTGGCGCAACCATCAACACCATCTTAGCTGCCGTTAAGGCAAAGGGAAAAACCATTATTGAAAATGCTGCTAAGGAACCTGAAATTATTGATGTTTGTACCCTACTAAACAATATGGGTGCTAAAATCCGTGGGGCTGGTACTGACGTGATTCGAATTGAAGGTGTGAGTCGCCTAAGTGGTTGCCGTCATACCGTCATTCCTGACCGCATTGAAGCAGGGACCTATCTAGCTGCAGCTGCAGCGATGGGCGAACGTGTTCACGTGAAAAATGTGATCGTGGAGCACATCGAAGGTCTTGTTGCAAAAATGGAAGAAATGGGCGTTAAGATGGAAATTGGAGAAGATAGTATTCTTGTCCACAAATCAGATGATCTAACAATGACACATGTCAAAACATTACCTTACCCAGGCTTTGCAACTGACTTACAACAGCCACTAACCCCATTGATGCTGAAGGCTCATGGTGATGGCACGATTATCGATACCATTTACCCCAAACGAATCAACCATATTCCTGAACTTGTTCGCATGGGTGCCCGTGCAAAAGTAGAAAGTGACACCATTATTTTAACAGGACCAAATCAATTGACCGGTGTAGAAGTGAAAGCGACTGACTTGCGTGCGGGAGCTTGTCTTGTTATTGCCGGCTTGATGGCTAAGGGAACAACCACCATTTCAGGTGTTGAAAATATATTAAGAGGTTACGACAATATTATTGATAAACTAACAGCTTTAGGTGCAGACATTCAAATGATTGAAGACTAA
- a CDS encoding AAC(3) family N-acetyltransferase has product MYTKNDFMVQLENLGIDRNGTVLIHSSYKSIGDVDGGPDTVLDSFIEYMKDGLLVLPTHTWAYIKEDNPVFSVEDSKTNVGVLTELFRKRDGAIRSWHPTHSVAAMGKEASSFVEGAETFDTPCARDSVWGKLLDRQAQIVLLGVDLTKNTYIHGIEEWLNVPGRISDSHQQLYSISPDGVKHSVPSRRHIGPSWSEHYWKVDDLLVEEGAMTIGKFGDATVRVCDAAKLYDVLEPMIRHNSDLFTENKPLTDEMRHFFKNK; this is encoded by the coding sequence ATGTATACAAAAAATGATTTCATGGTGCAACTCGAAAACCTAGGTATTGATAGAAATGGTACTGTTTTAATTCATTCATCATATAAGAGTATCGGTGACGTCGACGGCGGACCAGATACCGTTTTGGATAGCTTTATTGAGTATATGAAGGATGGGCTACTTGTTTTGCCGACTCATACTTGGGCATACATTAAGGAAGATAATCCCGTTTTTTCTGTTGAAGATTCGAAGACAAATGTAGGCGTTTTAACGGAGTTGTTTCGTAAGCGTGACGGTGCTATTCGTTCATGGCATCCCACTCATTCGGTGGCTGCTATGGGTAAAGAAGCTAGTAGTTTTGTAGAAGGGGCAGAAACATTTGATACCCCTTGTGCAAGAGATTCTGTTTGGGGTAAATTGCTAGATCGCCAAGCCCAAATTGTTTTGTTGGGTGTCGACTTAACCAAAAATACTTATATTCATGGTATTGAAGAGTGGTTGAATGTACCGGGACGCATTTCTGATAGTCATCAGCAACTCTATAGCATTTCACCAGATGGTGTAAAACATTCCGTTCCTTCAAGGCGTCATATTGGACCATCTTGGTCTGAGCACTATTGGAAAGTAGACGACCTTCTCGTAGAAGAAGGTGCTATGACCATCGGTAAGTTCGGCGATGCAACCGTTCGAGTTTGTGATGCTGCGAAGTTATATGACGTTCTTGAACCAATGATTCGACATAACAGTGATTTATTTACTGAGAATAAACCTTTGACTGATGAAATGAGACATTTCTTTAAAAATAAATAA
- the fba gene encoding class II fructose-1,6-bisphosphate aldolase, which produces MSRLVSMTEMLNKALEGKYAVGQFNINNLEWTQAVLQAAQEENSPVILGVSEGAAKYMGGHLVVASMVSALLETMDITVPVALHLDHGSSYENCKDAIDAGYSSVMIDNSKFPIDENIAQTIRVVEYAHSKGASVEAEVGTVGGTEDGVTGGIQYADPQECLRMVTEAKIDALAAALGSVHGPYEGEPNLGFDEMKEISELTHAPLVLHGGSGIPQHQIQQAIEYGHSKINVNTECQQVWTAAVREKLANDSKEYDPRKIIGPGKDAIVKLVKNTMNVFGSSQKA; this is translated from the coding sequence ATGAGTCGGTTAGTAAGTATGACAGAAATGTTAAATAAAGCATTGGAAGGTAAATATGCTGTAGGTCAATTCAACATCAATAACTTAGAATGGACACAAGCAGTATTGCAAGCAGCACAAGAAGAAAACTCTCCAGTAATTTTAGGTGTATCTGAAGGTGCAGCAAAATATATGGGAGGTCATTTGGTTGTTGCTTCAATGGTAAGTGCATTGTTAGAAACAATGGATATTACTGTTCCAGTTGCACTTCATTTAGACCATGGATCAAGTTACGAGAACTGTAAAGATGCAATCGACGCTGGATACTCTTCAGTTATGATTGACAATTCTAAGTTCCCAATCGATGAAAACATCGCTCAAACAATTCGCGTTGTTGAATACGCTCATTCAAAAGGTGCTTCAGTTGAAGCAGAAGTAGGTACTGTGGGTGGTACTGAAGATGGCGTAACAGGCGGAATCCAATACGCAGATCCTCAAGAATGTCTACGTATGGTAACAGAAGCAAAAATCGATGCTCTAGCAGCAGCTTTAGGTTCAGTTCACGGACCATACGAAGGTGAACCAAACCTTGGATTTGACGAAATGAAAGAAATCTCTGAATTAACACATGCACCATTAGTATTGCATGGTGGTTCAGGAATTCCACAACACCAAATCCAACAAGCAATCGAATACGGTCACAGCAAAATTAACGTAAACACAGAATGTCAACAAGTTTGGACAGCTGCAGTTCGCGAAAAATTAGCTAACGACTCTAAAGAATATGACCCACGTAAAATTATTGGGCCAGGAAAAGATGCAATCGTTAAATTGGTTAAAAATACAATGAATGTATTTGGATCAAGCCAAAAAGCGTAA
- a CDS encoding CTP synthase: MTKYVFVSGGVVSSIGKGIIAASLAKLLKERGLKVTIQKFDPYMNVDPGTMSPFQHGEVYVTDDGTETDLDLGHYERFTGIRLNRYSNVTSGRIYKEVIEKERRGDYLGKTVQVIPHITDAIKEKIVKAGQSTDADIVITEVGGTVGDIESLPFWEALRQMKKTAGPDNVLYIHVTLVPYLKAAGEFKTKPTQHSVKELRSLGIQPDFLVLRTEQPLPMSTKEKLAAFCDVDLDAIIESPDTANIYRIPLLLKDQKMDDAVLSRLKLNALEGTLSEWEGFVEKVEQTTQSIRIGIVGKYVALPDAYLSIVEALKHAGYSYDRQIDIKWIDAESVTAETISSELDDVDGLLVPGGFGERGTEGMIDAIRYARERQLPFLGICLGMQLACIEFARHVVGLSEAHSSELNPQTPHAIIDLMDHQEKNGDLGGSLRLGLYPCQLRADSLAYSLYQAELIEERHRHRYEFNNDYRDSCQQAGLQFSGLSPDGQLVEIIELNNHPYFLATQFHPEFLSGPNSSHPLFSGFIKSII; the protein is encoded by the coding sequence ATGACAAAGTATGTGTTTGTATCAGGTGGCGTTGTCTCATCAATTGGGAAAGGAATTATCGCAGCATCGTTAGCTAAATTATTGAAGGAACGAGGATTAAAGGTAACCATTCAAAAATTTGATCCTTATATGAATGTCGACCCTGGTACGATGAGCCCTTTCCAACATGGGGAAGTGTATGTCACTGATGATGGAACGGAAACTGATCTTGATTTGGGCCACTATGAACGATTTACGGGAATCCGCCTGAACCGCTATTCCAATGTCACCAGTGGCCGTATTTATAAAGAAGTCATTGAAAAAGAACGCAGGGGTGATTACTTAGGTAAAACCGTTCAAGTGATTCCCCATATAACGGATGCGATTAAGGAAAAAATTGTCAAAGCTGGCCAATCAACAGATGCGGATATCGTTATTACCGAAGTGGGTGGAACCGTTGGGGATATTGAATCATTACCGTTTTGGGAAGCCTTAAGACAGATGAAGAAAACTGCTGGTCCAGATAATGTCTTATACATTCACGTTACCCTTGTTCCTTATTTGAAGGCAGCGGGCGAATTTAAGACTAAACCGACTCAGCACAGTGTGAAAGAGCTGAGAAGCTTAGGCATTCAGCCCGACTTCTTAGTCTTACGTACAGAACAGCCTCTTCCGATGTCTACAAAAGAAAAATTAGCTGCTTTTTGTGATGTCGATTTAGATGCTATTATCGAATCGCCAGACACAGCCAATATTTATCGTATCCCTTTGCTATTGAAAGATCAGAAGATGGATGATGCTGTTTTAAGTCGTTTAAAACTAAATGCTCTAGAGGGGACTTTAAGTGAGTGGGAAGGTTTTGTTGAAAAGGTAGAACAAACGACTCAATCTATTCGCATTGGTATTGTTGGCAAGTATGTGGCGTTGCCGGATGCCTATTTGTCAATTGTTGAGGCACTAAAGCATGCTGGATATAGCTATGATCGACAGATAGACATCAAATGGATTGATGCAGAGTCAGTGACTGCAGAAACAATTAGCAGTGAATTGGATGATGTTGACGGCTTGCTAGTGCCTGGTGGCTTTGGCGAGAGAGGGACGGAAGGGATGATTGATGCTATCCGTTATGCCAGAGAACGACAATTACCCTTCTTAGGAATTTGTCTAGGGATGCAGCTAGCTTGTATTGAATTTGCACGGCACGTAGTGGGTCTTTCGGAGGCCCACTCAAGCGAACTTAATCCTCAAACGCCTCACGCAATTATTGATTTAATGGATCATCAAGAGAAAAACGGTGATTTAGGCGGCAGTTTAAGATTAGGACTCTATCCTTGTCAATTAAGAGCGGATAGTCTCGCTTACTCGCTTTATCAAGCAGAATTGATAGAAGAACGCCACCGTCATCGCTACGAATTTAACAATGACTACCGTGATAGTTGCCAACAAGCAGGCCTTCAGTTCTCTGGATTATCACCTGACGGCCAATTAGTTGAAATAATTGAATTAAACAATCATCCTTACTTTCTAGCAACCCAATTTCATCCGGAATTTCTAAGTGGTCCTAATTCGTCCCACCCGTTATTTAGCGGTTTTATTAAATCAATCATATAA
- the rpoE gene encoding DNA-directed RNA polymerase subunit delta encodes MRLAELDGINKNELSMIEVAHAILEETGEVLEFNHLLERIQAYLELSEEELEGRMVRFYTNLNVDGSFISLGENRWGLRSWYPIDSIDEEILSSIDEDEVRVRRKKRKKLNAFATSEDDDVIDYNDDDPEDTFVSDEEEDESEADDVIEDDEAEIDDDLADNLDDELDDVPESIEEDLTLIDDDDIEADEEEEEEEL; translated from the coding sequence GTGAGGCTGGCGGAATTAGACGGAATAAATAAAAATGAATTATCGATGATTGAAGTGGCACATGCGATTTTAGAAGAGACCGGCGAAGTGTTGGAATTCAACCACTTGCTTGAACGTATTCAAGCGTATCTTGAGTTGTCTGAAGAAGAATTGGAAGGCCGTATGGTTCGCTTCTATACCAATTTAAACGTTGACGGAAGCTTTATTTCTTTAGGAGAAAACCGCTGGGGACTACGTTCTTGGTATCCGATTGATTCTATTGATGAGGAAATCCTTTCTTCTATTGATGAAGATGAAGTACGTGTACGTCGTAAGAAACGTAAGAAACTAAATGCCTTTGCGACATCTGAAGATGATGACGTGATTGATTACAACGATGATGATCCAGAAGATACTTTTGTCTCAGATGAAGAAGAGGACGAGAGTGAAGCGGATGATGTTATCGAAGATGATGAGGCAGAGATTGACGATGATTTAGCAGATAATCTAGATGATGAGTTAGATGATGTGCCTGAAAGCATCGAAGAAGACTTAACGCTCATTGATGACGATGATATTGAAGCTGATGAAGAAGAGGAAGAAGAAGAGTTATAA
- a CDS encoding DUF1934 domain-containing protein, which translates to MPIDKSTVVEYRLETIIEQEGEREIFLYEGNGQMVQMGEWLYLRYEEAETKHKVTLKVSKAGKVTIIRRSEEGIATRMAFEAGEKGNALLPTPAGLLELETVTKRLLQNYHDQPFSGTIQLDYALESNQEVLGNYGMTLQFTT; encoded by the coding sequence TTGCCAATTGATAAGAGTACAGTAGTAGAGTACCGATTAGAAACAATCATTGAACAAGAAGGAGAACGTGAGATTTTCCTTTACGAAGGCAATGGGCAAATGGTGCAAATGGGTGAATGGCTCTATTTACGTTATGAAGAAGCTGAAACCAAGCATAAGGTGACCCTAAAAGTGTCTAAGGCAGGAAAAGTAACGATTATCCGACGTTCAGAGGAAGGCATAGCAACACGTATGGCTTTTGAGGCCGGTGAAAAGGGGAATGCGCTACTGCCAACACCAGCTGGATTGTTGGAATTAGAGACAGTAACCAAACGATTATTACAAAATTATCATGATCAACCTTTTTCTGGTACAATTCAATTAGATTATGCGTTAGAATCAAATCAAGAAGTATTGGGAAATTACGGAATGACGTTGCAATTTACTACCTAA
- a CDS encoding lipoate--protein ligase family protein encodes MTDFLHESIFELFDSSTTPLRSQTYAHFALGDAFIRRVNQPNRSAIAHFWPIENMVILGMMDTKLPYLADGVSFLENKGAQVVVRPAGGLAVVADPGILNFSLILPEADDEKISIDDGYQVMVDLISQVFAPYGKAIEAYEIVDSYCPGKFDLSIDGKKFAGIAQRRFKKGIAIMIYMSVEGDQNGRGKLIQVFYEVGLKGEETQWSFPLVNPDSMANLSDLLDTPLTVAQVKQMIIDTLIKQGNHLVEGDYTADIMTAYHDAYTKMEKRNRQLFGK; translated from the coding sequence ATGACAGACTTTTTACATGAATCTATTTTTGAGTTATTTGACTCGTCAACAACACCTTTACGCTCACAAACTTATGCTCACTTTGCGCTCGGTGATGCCTTCATTCGGCGTGTTAACCAGCCTAATAGATCAGCAATCGCCCATTTTTGGCCAATCGAAAATATGGTTATTTTAGGCATGATGGATACCAAGCTACCTTACTTGGCTGATGGGGTTTCCTTTTTAGAAAACAAAGGCGCTCAAGTCGTCGTTCGGCCGGCAGGCGGATTAGCTGTTGTGGCCGATCCAGGTATTCTTAATTTTTCGCTTATTTTACCAGAAGCTGACGATGAAAAAATCAGTATTGATGATGGCTATCAAGTCATGGTTGATCTGATTAGCCAAGTTTTTGCGCCTTATGGCAAAGCAATTGAGGCTTATGAAATCGTTGATTCTTACTGCCCAGGTAAGTTTGACCTCAGTATTGATGGCAAAAAATTCGCTGGAATTGCCCAAAGACGATTTAAAAAAGGAATTGCTATTATGATTTATATGAGTGTCGAAGGCGACCAGAATGGCCGCGGCAAACTAATCCAAGTCTTTTATGAAGTAGGTTTAAAGGGTGAAGAAACCCAGTGGAGCTTCCCTCTCGTTAATCCAGATTCAATGGCTAACTTGTCCGATTTACTCGATACGCCACTGACAGTCGCTCAAGTGAAACAAATGATAATCGACACCTTAATAAAACAAGGCAATCACTTAGTTGAAGGTGACTATACAGCAGACATTATGACAGCCTACCATGACGCCTACACTAAAATGGAAAAAAGAAATCGCCAATTGTTTGGAAAATAA
- a CDS encoding HD domain-containing protein has translation MQTYYVTDMLAKEKVFRDPVHGYVHIQHRVILDLINTKEFQRLRRIKQLGTASFTFHGAEHSRFNHSLGVYEIARRICDKFIRNYPSVEDGDGLWDDRERLVTLCAALLHDLGHGPFSHTFEKIFDTNHEEITVAIITSPETEVNRVLRSVGQDFPEQVASVIAKTYPNPQVVQMISSQIDADRMDYLLRDAYYSGVTYGTFDLTRILRVIRPYANGITFDISGMHAVEDYVVSRYQMYMQVYFHSVSRGMEVVLYHLMKRAKDIYLNDQTDLHHSATFLQPFFKNSWRLEDYLRLDDGVLMTYFNHWCEDSDPTLSDLAGRFLNRKPFKSVRFKRDTDLPTIEHLQALIEKMGYNPDYYTSTNNSFDLPYDLYRAGEAGSKTQIEFIQKNGDIIELSQVSAIVSSLTGKMRGDERLYFPREITHGFSSEGVNLFDNLAEQFRSYIENEEIIR, from the coding sequence ATGCAAACCTATTATGTAACTGACATGCTGGCCAAAGAAAAAGTATTTCGTGATCCTGTTCACGGCTATGTCCATATCCAACACCGTGTCATCCTTGATTTAATCAATACAAAGGAATTCCAGCGCCTACGCCGGATTAAACAATTAGGAACAGCTTCCTTTACCTTTCATGGTGCAGAACATTCTCGCTTTAACCATTCTCTAGGCGTGTATGAAATTGCTCGACGGATTTGCGATAAGTTTATCCGTAATTACCCAAGTGTCGAAGACGGCGATGGTCTATGGGATGACCGCGAACGTTTAGTTACCCTTTGTGCGGCTCTACTGCACGACTTGGGACATGGTCCGTTCTCTCATACCTTCGAGAAAATTTTCGATACAAACCACGAAGAAATCACAGTTGCGATTATTACATCGCCTGAAACAGAGGTTAACCGGGTTTTGCGCAGTGTCGGACAAGATTTTCCAGAGCAAGTAGCATCGGTCATTGCCAAAACCTATCCTAACCCTCAAGTGGTTCAAATGATTTCTAGTCAAATTGATGCTGACCGAATGGATTACTTGTTGCGTGATGCTTATTATTCTGGAGTAACTTACGGAACCTTTGATTTAACGCGTATTTTACGGGTTATTCGTCCCTATGCCAATGGAATTACCTTCGACATTTCTGGAATGCACGCTGTTGAAGACTATGTGGTGAGCCGTTATCAAATGTATATGCAGGTTTATTTCCATTCTGTTTCACGTGGTATGGAAGTGGTCTTATATCATTTGATGAAACGCGCTAAGGATATTTACCTCAATGACCAGACCGACTTGCACCATTCGGCGACTTTTTTACAACCTTTTTTCAAAAACAGTTGGAGATTGGAGGATTACTTGCGTTTAGATGATGGCGTGTTAATGACTTATTTTAATCACTGGTGTGAAGATAGCGATCCAACCCTAAGTGATTTGGCTGGTCGTTTCTTAAATCGGAAACCATTTAAGTCTGTGCGCTTTAAACGGGATACTGATTTACCGACCATTGAACATTTGCAAGCTTTAATTGAAAAGATGGGCTACAATCCTGATTATTATACATCAACAAATAATAGCTTTGACTTGCCTTATGACCTTTACCGCGCAGGTGAAGCTGGTAGCAAAACGCAGATTGAATTTATTCAGAAAAATGGCGATATCATTGAACTGTCTCAAGTTAGTGCTATTGTCTCTTCTCTGACTGGAAAAATGCGTGGCGACGAGCGACTATACTTTCCTCGCGAAATCACACATGGTTTTTCTTCTGAAGGCGTCAATTTATTCGATAATTTAGCAGAGCAATTCCGCTCTTATATCGAAAATGAAGAGATTATTCGGTAA
- a CDS encoding VanZ family protein, which translates to MKNKEKLGKWLFVLYLIAIIWIILFKFQLHPDDIKLLSDENFGTVNLEPFQAPKRINGRIDYTEIIYNILIFVPYGLLFPVVSKHLSTFKKIIIMLATTMALEGSQYLFSLGACDITDVITNLSGGIIGLALYAILRLVLSEEKADRFLIKSGYLFYLCFWMIYTFFIKSIHI; encoded by the coding sequence TTGAAGAATAAAGAAAAATTAGGGAAGTGGCTATTCGTTCTCTATCTCATCGCAATTATCTGGATTATTTTATTTAAATTTCAGCTTCATCCAGATGACATTAAACTATTGAGCGATGAAAATTTTGGCACAGTTAATTTAGAGCCGTTTCAGGCGCCTAAACGCATTAATGGCCGCATTGATTATACGGAAATTATTTACAATATTTTGATTTTCGTTCCATATGGCTTGTTGTTTCCAGTTGTTAGCAAGCACTTATCCACCTTTAAAAAAATCATTATTATGCTGGCGACCACAATGGCGCTAGAAGGGTCACAGTATTTATTTTCACTAGGAGCCTGTGACATTACCGATGTCATCACTAATCTATCTGGGGGCATCATTGGTCTAGCGCTTTATGCGATCTTGCGGTTAGTCTTATCCGAAGAAAAAGCAGACCGTTTTTTGATTAAATCAGGCTATCTCTTTTACCTTTGCTTTTGGATGATTTACACCTTTTTTATAAAAAGTATTCATATATGA